A DNA window from Citrobacter tructae contains the following coding sequences:
- a CDS encoding DUF3313 domain-containing protein yields MKFKCLLKVALCTAVLSAVGCASKVPDKDKYSGFLNDYSGLEKAESKTGKPVLRWIDPNFNPGNYDSIVYNSLVYYPTPKPTTQVGEQVLSQLLTYTDNKLKQSFAARKPLVSTPGPRSLIFRGAITGVSSEKEGLQFYEVLPVALVVAATQVATGHRTMDTHLYIEGELIDATTQKPVLKVVRLGEGKDLNNESTPMTLDNLKQVIDDLGTDVTGFSINEQSGS; encoded by the coding sequence ATGAAATTTAAATGCTTGCTTAAGGTCGCTTTGTGTACTGCTGTTCTTTCTGCTGTTGGGTGTGCATCAAAAGTACCAGATAAAGACAAATACTCTGGCTTTTTAAACGATTATTCGGGGTTGGAAAAGGCAGAAAGTAAAACAGGAAAGCCTGTTTTAAGGTGGATTGATCCTAATTTCAATCCAGGAAATTATGACAGCATTGTGTACAATTCACTCGTTTATTATCCAACACCGAAGCCAACAACTCAGGTAGGAGAGCAAGTACTGAGTCAGTTGCTGACCTACACAGATAATAAATTGAAGCAATCATTTGCCGCGCGAAAACCGTTGGTTTCAACACCTGGACCGAGATCGCTGATTTTCAGGGGGGCAATTACAGGTGTGAGCAGCGAGAAAGAGGGACTCCAGTTCTATGAAGTTCTACCGGTAGCTTTGGTTGTCGCCGCAACGCAGGTCGCTACAGGCCACCGGACTATGGATACTCACTTATACATTGAAGGTGAGTTGATTGATGCTACAACCCAGAAACCGGTATTAAAAGTTGTTAGATTAGGTGAGGGGAAAGATCTGAACAATGAAAGTACTCCAATGACTCTTGATAACTTAAAACAGGTCATTGATGACCTGGGAACTGATGTGACGGGATT
- a CDS encoding membrane lipoprotein lipid attachment site-containing protein, which translates to MKKIITFIALTTLLSGCSADFAQRYADAKREQDRKEHHHHHHDRQNDDYTSSDGYRMITKQGVTLPDCEDLPDASQADNGGRCWYR; encoded by the coding sequence ATGAAAAAAATAATCACATTTATTGCACTCACAACTTTATTGTCTGGCTGTTCTGCAGATTTTGCACAACGTTATGCTGATGCAAAACGTGAGCAGGACCGTAAGGAACACCATCATCACCATCATGATCGCCAGAATGACGACTACACCAGTTCCGATGGGTATCGCATGATCACTAAACAAGGTGTAACTCTCCCTGATTGCGAAGACCTGCCAGATGCGAGTCAGGCAGATAATGGTGGACGCTGCTGGTACAGGTAA
- a CDS encoding YnfU family zinc-binding protein: protein MSYTKGLRHFKERPVNVACPVCAHRADQKAGKLRKDAVLECPACGLLFRPSECWCIGG from the coding sequence ATGTCTTATACAAAAGGACTCAGGCACTTTAAAGAAAGACCCGTTAATGTTGCCTGCCCGGTATGCGCACACAGGGCAGATCAGAAAGCAGGTAAACTGCGAAAAGATGCTGTGCTGGAATGCCCTGCCTGCGGGTTGTTATTCAGGCCATCAGAATGCTGGTGTATCGGCGGTTGA